From Erigeron canadensis isolate Cc75 chromosome 8, C_canadensis_v1, whole genome shotgun sequence, one genomic window encodes:
- the LOC122610583 gene encoding putative receptor protein kinase ZmPK1: MHLSYLFFLHFIILNYCPFITSVTYSSTNVLTQGSSISVESQDHLVSPNGLFTVGFHQIGQNAYFFAIWFSERMADGSHTFVWMANRDELVNGKRSKFCLSKSGNLVLTDAGNRIWMSNTKSTFSLQLQLLDSGNLVLKELGKNTYIWESFSFPTNTILPNQLFTKDTILVSSRSLTNFSSGFYSFYFDNDNIIRIVYNSDEITSVYWPKPWLLTLQAGRSPFNNSRYAFLDSLGRFISTDNYTFATSDNGLALQRRMTLDVDGNVRVYTLKNRKWIVSSQTISKPCLIHGSCGQNSLCTYSLNSERRCTCLHGYEAKNHSDISFGCKPTFDLNGDREKYDFLRLPYTEFYGFDSLYMEGVTFKVCKEACLNDTSCKAFQYTFNQVIMTFKCYLKTLLFNGHTVDTPFTTYIKLPKNNVSAFNLKATNQSELNCSSSIIKLERTYVGKSENGSLKFILWFSIILGVTEATCFVFFYYITRQSSIATTQSYLAIATGFRRFTYDEIIKVSNNFIHEIGRGGSAVVYKGILPDGRLVAIKRLHEASQGEAEFLAEMSTIGRINHKNLIETYGYCAERKHRILVYEYMENGSLAHNLRAKKLDWQMRFDIAIGAAKGLAYLHEECLEWVLHCDVKPHNILLDDDYNPKVADFGLSKLFHQGVIDNSIFSRIRGTRGYMAPEWVYNLPITSKVDVYSYGIVVLEMITGRDPTWDQGSNDNKRVDQKTLVSWVREKVDEPGKNLTNAQILDILDPTMKDEYEDNQMKTLLKVALQCVEENKDVRPTMSEVVKILLNLEMDY; encoded by the coding sequence ATGCATTTGtcttatctttttttcttgCATTTCATTATTCTCAATTATTGTCCATTTATTACTTCTGTAACTTATTCTTCAACAAATGTTCTTACCCAAGGCTCATCAATCTCTGTTGAAAGCCAAGATCATTTGGTTTCACCTAATGGGCTTTTCACAGTCGGGTTTCACCAGATTGGCCAAAATGCTTACTTCTTCGCCATTTGGTTTTCTGAGCGTATGGCGGATGGTAGTCACACATTTGTTTGGATGGCAAATAGAGATGAACTTGTTAATGGAAAACGTTCCAAGTTTTGCTTATCCAAATCCGGGAATCTTGTTCTAACAGATGCGGGTAACCGAATTTGGATGAGCAATACTAAATCTACATTCTCTTTGCAATTGCAACTCCTTGACTCGGGAAACCTTGTTCTTAAAGAGTTGggaaaaaatacatatatttgggAAAGCTTTAGTTTTCCAACTAACACCATTCTTCCAAATCAGCTTTTCACCAAAGATACCATCCTTGTATCATCACGAAGTTTGACAAATTTTTCCTCGGGTTTCTACAGTTTCTACTTTGACAATGACAACATAATCCGCATTGTTTACAACAGTGACGAAATAACAAGTGTGTATTGGCCTAAACCATGGTTATTAACATTGCAAGCAGGAAggtctcctttcaacaatagtAGATACGCTTTCCTTGATTCCTTAGGCCGTTTCATTTCCACAGATAATTACACCTTCGCTACGTCTGATAACGGCCTTGCCCTTCAAAGAAGAATGACACTAGATGTTGATGGCAATGTTAGAGTTTATACCCTTAAAAACAGAAAGTGGATTGTTTCAAGCCAAACAATTTCGAAACCATGTCTCATTCACGGAAGTTGTGGCCAAAACAGCCTTTGCACATATAGTCTTAACTCCGAAAGGAGATGCACTTGCTTGCACGGATATGAGGCAAAGAACCACTCAGATATATCATTTGGGTGTAAACCTACATTTGATCTTAATGGAGATCGTGAAAAGTATGACTTCTTAAGACTCCCCTATACAGAGTTTTATGGATTTGATTCTTTGTATATGGAGGGGGTTACATTTAAAGTTTGCAAGGAGGCATGCTTGAATGATACCAGTTGTAAAGCCTTCCAATATACCTTTAACCAAGTAATAATGACCTTCAAATGCTATTTGAAAACTTTGTTATTCAATGGTCATACCGTGGATACTCCTTTTACAACTTATATTAAGCTACCTAAGAATAACGTATCGGCATTTAATCTAAAAGCTACTAATCAGTCTGAGTTAAATTGCTCGAGTTCTATAATCAAACTCGAACGAACATATGTGGGAAAGAGTGAAAATGGATCCCTCAAGTTCATATTGTGGTTCAGCATTATTCTTGGTGTAACGGAAGCTACATGCTTTGTATTCTTCTATTATATTACAAGGCAATCATCAATCGCAACAACCCAATCCTACCTTGCAATTGCTACCGGATTCAGAAGGTTTACATATGACGAGATTATTAAGGTGTCTAATAATTTCATACACGAGATTGGGAGAGGTGGTAGCGCTGTCGTATACAAAGGTATACTACCTGACGGGAGACTGGTCGCAATTAAGAGACTCCATGAAGCTAGCCAGGGAGAAGCTGAATTTTTAGCAGAGATGAGTACAATTGGGAGGATAAACCATAAGAACTTGATAGAAACATATGGTTATTGTGCCGAAAGGAAGCATAGGATCTTGGTCTATGAGTACATGGAGAATGGTTCATTAGCACATAACTTGCGTGCTAAGAAACTTGATTGGCAGATGAGATTTGATATTGCAATTGGTGCCGCAAAAGGGCTAGCTTATTTGCATGAAGAATGCTTGGAGTGGGTTTTGCACTGTGATGTCAAACCACATAACATATTGTTAGATGACGACTATAATCCAAAGGTGGCTGACTTTGGTTTGTCTAAGCTATTCCACCAAGGTGTAATAGATAATTCTATCTTTTCAAGGATTAGAGGGACTAGAGGGTATATGGCTCCAGAATGGGTGTATAATCTTCCAATCACTTCAAAAGTGGATGTATATAGCTATGGAATTGTTGTGCTAGAGATGATAACGGGACGGGATCCCACATGGGATCAAGGAAGCAATGATAACAAAAGGGTAGATCAGAAAACGCTTGTAAGTTGGGTGAGGGAAAAGGTCGACGAGCCTGGCAAAAATTTGACAAACGCACAAATATTGGATATATTGGATCCTACAATGAAGGATGAATATGAAGATAATCAGATGAAAACTCTTCTAAAAGTGGCTTTGCAATGTGTTGAAGAAAATAAGGACGTGAGACCAACTATGAGCGAAGTTGTGAAGATACTTCTCAATCTAGAAATGGATTATTAA
- the LOC122580121 gene encoding putative receptor protein kinase ZmPK1, with the protein MHLPCLFFLPLIILHHCPFVTSTNSSTNVLTQGSSLSVENNQDHLVSPNGLFTAGFHQIGQNAYFFAIWFSKLMADGSHTFIWMANRDAPVNGKHSKFYLSKSGNLVLTDAGNRIWMSNTKSTSPLQLQLLDSGNLVLKELEKNPYIWESFSFPTDTILPNQLFTKDTILVSSRSLTNFSSGFYNFFFDNDNVIRLVYNSDEITSVYWPDRPLLLTWQAGRSTFNNSRYAFLDSFGRFFSTDNFTFVTSDYGHTFQRRMTLDADGNVRVYTLNNRKWIVSSQTISQPCRIHGSCGKNSLCTYSFESGRKCTCLQGFKAKNHSDLSFGCKPTFNRTGNRENYDFLRLPNTEFYGFDSVFVEGVTFKECKKACLKDSNCKAFQYSFYQPSSTFRCYVKSLLFNGHSVDTPSTTTYLMLPKFDVLSFNEKATNQSELTCSSSIIKLERTYVGKRSNGSLKFLLWFSIILGVIEATCFVFFYYITRQSSSTRTQSYHAIATGFRRFTYDEIIKMSNKFKDEIGRGGGGIVYKGILPDRRMVAIKQLHEASQGEAEFLAEMSTIGRINHKNLIETYGYCAERKHRILVYEYMENGSLARNIRSKELDWQKRFEIATGAAKGLAYLHEECLEWVLHCDVKPHNILLDADYNPKVADFGLSKLFSQGVIENSIFSKIRGTRGYMAPEWVYNLPITSKVDVYSYGIVVLELITGRDPTWDQGSDNERVDLVSWVREKVDDFGDNLTEAQITDILDPTLKDEYENHQMEALLKVALQCVEENKDARPTMSEVVQILLNLEMDD; encoded by the coding sequence ATGCATTTGCCTTGCCTTTTTTTCCTGCCTTTAATTATCCTCCATCATTGTCCATTTGTTACTTCTACTAATTCTTCAACAAATGTTCTAACCCAAGGCTCATCACTCTCTGTTGAAAATAACCAAGATCATTTGGTGTCACCTAATGGTCTTTTCACAGCCGGGTTTCACCAGATTGGCCAAAATGCTTACTTCTTCGCTATTTGGTTTTCCAAGCTTATGGCGGATGGCAGTCACACCTTTATTTGGATGGCAAATAGAGATGCACCGGTCAATGGAAAACATTCCAAGTTTTACTTGTCAAAATCCGGGAATCTTGTTCTAACAGATGCCGGTAACCGAATTTGGATGAGCAATACTAAATCTACATCCCCTTTGCAATTGCAACTCCTTGACTCGGGAAACCTTGTTCTCAAAGAGTTAGAAAAAAATCCATATATTTGGGAAAGCTTTAGTTTTCCTACCGACACCATTCTTCCAAATCAGCTTTTCACCAAAGATACCATCCTTGTATCATCGCGAAGTTTGACAAATTTTTCTTCTGGTTTCTACAATTTCTTCTTTGACAATGACAACGTAATCCGCCTTGTTTACAACAGTGATGAGATAACAAGTGTTTATTGGCCCGATCGTCCCCTGTTATTAACATGGCAAGCAGGAAGGTCTACTTTCAACAATAGTAGATATGCCTTTCTTGATTCCTTTGGCCGATTCTTTTCCACGGACAATTTCACCTTCGTTACGTCCGATTATGGCCATACCTTTCAAAGAAGAATGACACTAGATGCTGATGGCAATGTTAGAGTATATACACTTAACAACAGAAAGTGGATTGTTTCAAGCCAAACAATTTCACAACCATGCCGCATTCATGGAAGTTGTGGCAAAAATAGCCTTTGCACTTATAGTTTTGAGTCCGGAAGGAAATGCACTTGCTTGCAAGGATTCAAGGCAAAGAACCACTCAGATTTGTCATTTGGGTGTAAACCAACGTTCAATCGAACTGGAAATCGTGAAAATTATGACTTCTTAAGACTCCCCAATACAGAATTTTATGGATTTGATTCTGTGTTTGTAGAGGGGGTCACTTTTAAAGAATGTAAGAAGGCTTGCTTGAAAGATTCCAATTGTAAAGCCTTCCAATATTCCTTTTACCAACCTTCAAGCACTTTCAGATGCTATGTGAAAAGTTTGTTGTTCAATGGTCATTCAGTGGATACTCCTTCCACTACAACTTATCTTATGCTACCTAAGTTTGATGTATTGTCATTTAATGAAAAAGCTACTAATCAGTCCGAGTTAACTTGCTCAAGTTCTATCATCAAGCTCGAACGTACATACGTGGGAAAGAGGTCAAATGGATCCCTCAAGTTCTTATTGTGGTTCAGCATCATCCTTGGTGTAATTGAAGCTACATGCTTTGTGTTCTTCTATTATATTACGAGACAATCATCAAGCACAAGAACCCAATCCTACCATGCAATTGCTACCGGATTCAGAAGGTTTACATACGATGAGATTATTAAGATGTCTAATAAATTCAAAGATGAGATTGGGAGAGGTGGTGGCGGTATCGTGTACAAAGGTATACTACCTGATAGAAGAATGGTCGCAATTAAGCAACTCCATGAGGCTAGCCAGGGAGAAGCTGAATTTTTAGCAGAGATGAGTACCATCGGGAGGATAAATCATAAGAACTTGATAGAAACATATGGTTATTGTGCAGAAAGAAAGCATAGGATCTTGGTGTATGAGTACATGGAGAATGGTTCGTTAGCTCGTAACATACGTTCTAAAGAACTCGATTGGCAGAAGAGATTTGAAATTGCCACTGGTGCCGCAAAAGGGCTAGCTTATCTACATGAAGAATGCTTGGAGTGGGTTTTACACTGTGATGTCAAACCACACAACATATTGCTAGATGCTGATTATAATCCAAAGGTGGCTGATTTTGGCTTGTCTAAGCTATTTAGCCAAGGTGTAATAGAAAATTCTATCTTTTCGAAGATAAGAGGGACTAGAGGGTATATGGCTCCAGAATGGGTATATAATCTTCCAATCACTTCAAAAGTGGATGTGTATAGCTATGGAATAGTTGTACTAGAGTTGATAACAGGACGAGATCCAACATGGGATCAGGGAAGCGATAATGAAAGGGTAGATCTTGTAAGTTGGGTAAGAGAGAAGGTTGACGATTTCGGAGACAATTTGACAGAAGCACAAATAACGGATATATTGGATCCTACATTGAAGGATGAATATGAAAATCATCAGATGGAAGCTCTTCTAAAAGTAGCTTTGCAATGTGTTGAGGAAAATAAAGACGCGAGACCAACCATGAGCGAGGTTGTGCAGATACTTCTAAATCTAGAAATGGATGATTAG
- the LOC122610585 gene encoding putative receptor protein kinase ZmPK1, with product MHLQYLPFLFLIPLIFLSCSPLVATTSSSSNILTQGSSLFVEKQNHLVSPNRLFTAGFHRIGRNVYTFAIWYSNTMSDGNHTFVWMANRDEPVNGKRSKFSLWKDGNLVLTDAGRRIWMSDTKSSSPLQLQLLNSGNLVLTELNKKTYLWQSFSFPTDTILQNQPFTKDTFLISSRSLTNFSSGFYKLFFDDDNVIRLVFHNDEVASVYWPSPWLVSWQAGRTTYNNSRIASLDSKGYFMSSDNFGFSTSDYGSALQRRLTLDLDGNIRVYTLIKRSWVVSWQAISITCTIHGICGPNSLCTYSSDSGRRCTCMQGYKAKNNSDWSMGCEPTFDFSKHRENYEFVKLPSVEFYGFDTVFTRNSTFNECKNACLNDSNCKAFQYNFNKDSNFFICYTKTLLYNGLYKGTRLNTYLKLPKADALSYDQKVANDFPLDCSNSTIELTRSYEKKTTNGSLKFMLWFSIALGVIETTCFILFYYITKQPSGATTQSYLAIATGFRRFTYDEIMKATHKFKDEIGRGGGGIVYKGTLPDHRVVAIKVLHEAIQGEDEFFAEMGPIGRINHKNLIETYGYCAEGKHRILVYEYMENGSLAENLGYDKLDWPMMLQIATGVAKGLAYLHEECLEWVLHCDVKPHNILLDVDYNPKVADFGLSKLFHQGVTENSKFSKIRGTRGYMAPEWVFNLPITSKVDVYSYGMVVLEMITGRSPTNDQARDDNERVDKKGLVSWVREKLHEASGSFTVTDFLEILDPRMRGEFDTDEKKNLLKVALQCVEEDKDARPTMSEVVKMLLDPNMDN from the coding sequence ATGCATTTGCAATACTTGCCTTTCCTCTTTCTTATACCACTCATTTTCCTCTCTTGTTCTCCACTTGTTGCTacaacttcttcttcatcaaacaTTCTAACGCAAGGTTCATCGctctttgttgaaaaacaaaatcatttggTTTCACCAAATCGCCTTTTCACGGCTGGGTTCCACCGAATTGGTCGAAATGTGTATACCTTTGCAATATGGTATTCCAATACCATGTCGGATGGTAATCACACATTCGTTTGGATGGCAAACCGAGACGAACCTGTTAATGGAAAACGCTCCAAGTTTTCATTATGGAAAGACGGAAATCTTGTTCTAACGGATGCTGGCCGTAGAATTTGGATGTCTGATACTAAATCTAGCTCACCTTTACAATTGCAACTTCTTAACTCGGGTAATCTTGTTCTTACcgaattaaacaaaaaaacttatCTTTGGCAAAGCTTTAGTTTTCCTACCGACACAATTCTTCAAAACCAACCTTTTACCAAAGATACATTCCTCATATCATCAAGAAGTTTAACAAACTTTTCTTCTGGCTTTTACAAACTCTTCTTTGATGATGACAACGTGATCCGCCTTGTTTTCCATAATGATGAAGTAGCAAGTGTTTACTGGCCTAGTCCTTGGTTGGTTTCATGGCAAGCAGGAAGAACTACTTACAATAATAGTAGAATTGCTTCCCTTGATTCCAAAGGCTATTTCATGTCTTCAGACAATTTTGGTTTTTCTACAAGTGATTACGGAAGTGCCCTTCAAAGAAGACTGACACTTGATTTGGATGGCAATATTAGGGTCTACACTCTAATAAAAAGAAGTTGGGTAGTTTCATGGCAAGCAATTTCAATTACATGTACAATTCATGGGATTTGTGGTCCAAACAGCCTTTGTACTTATAGTAGCGATTCAGGAAGGAGATGCACTTGTATGCAAGGGTACAAGGCCAAGAACAACTCAGATTGGTCGATGGGGTGCGAACCTACGTTTGATTTTTCCAAACATCGTGAAAACTACGAATTCGTCAAGCTCCCTTCCGTGGAATTTTATGGTTTTGATACCGTGTTTACGCGAAACTCAACTTTCAACGAATGCAAGAATGCTTGCTTGAATGACTCTAACTGTAAAGCCTTCCAATACAACTTTAATAAGGATTCCAACTTCTTCATCTGCTATACAAAGACTTTGTTGTACAATGGCTTATACAAAGGTACACGTCTCAATACTTATCTTAAGTTGCCAAAGGCTGATGCATTATCCTATGATCAAAAAGTTGCTAATGATTTCCCTTTGGATTGCTCAAATTCGACGATTGAGCTAACAAGGTCATATGAGAAAAAGACTACAAATGGGTCTCTCAAGTTCATGTTGTGGTTTAGTATCGCTCTCGGTGTAATTGAAACTACATGCTTCATACTCTTTTATTATATCACAAAGCAGCCCTCAGGTGCAACAACCCAAAGCTACCTTGCAATTGCTACCGGATTTAGAAGGTTTACATATGATGAAATAATGAAGGCGACTCATAAATTTAAAGACGAGATTggtagaggtggtggtggtATTGTTTACAAAGGAACACTGCCCGACCATCGAGTGGTAGCCATTAAGGTGCTCCATGAGGCTATCCAAGGAGAAGACGAGTTTTTTGCAGAGATGGGCCCAATTGGGAGGATTAATCATAAGAACCTGATAGAAACATATGGTTATTGTGCCGAGGGAAAACACAGGATCTTGGTCTATGAGTACATGGAAAACGGGTCATTAGCTGAAAACCTAGGTTACGATAAGCTTGATTGGCCAATGATGCTACAAATTGCAACTGGCGTTGCGAAAGGGCTAGCTTACTTACACGAAGAGTGCTTGGAATGGGTTTTGCACTGTGATGTTAAACCACATAACATATTGTTGGATGTTGATTATAACCCAAAAGTAGCCGATTTTGGTTTGTCTAAGTTATTCCACCAAGGAGTGACCGAAAATTCCAAGTTTTCAAAGATAAGAGGGACTAGAGGGTATATGGCACCAGAATGGGTGTTTAACCTTCCAATTACTTCAAAAGTGGATGTCTATAGCTACGGAATGGTGGTGCTAGAAATGATAACAGGACGGAGTCCCACAAACGACCAAGCAAGAGATGATAATGAAAGAGTGGATAAAAAAGGGCTCGTAAGTTGGGTGAGGGAGAAGCTACACGAGGCTAGTGGAAGTTTTACCGTGACAGACTTCTTGGAGATATTGGATCCTAGGATGAGGGGTGAATTTGATACAGATGAGAAGAAGAATCTTTTAAAGGTAGCTCTGCAATGTGTCGAGGAAGACAAAGACGCTAGACCCACCATGAGCGAGGTCGTGAAGATGCTTCTCGACCCCAACATGGATAACTAG
- the LOC122579297 gene encoding putative receptor protein kinase ZmPK1: MANRDTPVNGKHSKLSLYKSGNLVLKDADDSIVWSTKTKTTNGRVFLRLENNGNLVLYQFNGNNNPYIILWQSFDYPTDTLLPNQPFTRDSQLISSKSTTNFSSGFFKLYFENNNVLSLLYDGPEITSVYWPEPYLKTWEAGRSTYNNTRIAMLDSKGEFNSSDEFGFFVSDFGVKRQRIMKIDSDGNIRVYSLVDGKKWEVQWQAFTTSCKIHGVCGPNSLCTYSQSYGRKCTCVHGYKRKDLKDWKLGCEPDFLPCKRDEVEDYVELHYVEFYGYDIDYLQNSTLEACKEICLKDCNCKGFQFKFDNSYYNCYLKNLLYNGYQSGFENSMYVKLPRTLVSSFHERFNDRSRDTCPGDLRMPISRSYEKNHGIGSIRVLIWFGGAIGVLEILLILLFLYITRNDSNITAESYIPIGPGFKRFTYAELKKATQNFSKEIGRGGAGVVYKGELSDDRIAAIKMLKEATHQGEAEFQAEISTIGRLNHMNLIETWGYCVEGKHRLIVYEYMENGSLANLLDSNKLDWGKKIDIAVGTAKGLAYLHEECLEWVLHCDVKPHNILLDEKFNPKVADFGLSKLIARDTAENSSFSRIRGTRGYMAPEWVFNLPITSKVDVYSYGVVILEMITGKSPLQTQQVGVENSGRDQTLVEWVREKIKDNNEICIEEIVDDRTCGEYNPRTLNNLVKIALQCVEEDRDARPSMSQVVNMLLHPEIDD; encoded by the coding sequence ATGGCGAATCGCGACACACCCGTTAACGGAAAACACTCCAAACTTTCTTTATACAAAAGTGGTAATCTTGTTTTAAAAGATGCTGATGATTCCATTGTTTGGTCTACTAAGACAAAAACAACTAATGGGAGAGTATTTTTAAGACTAGAAAACAATGGAAATCTTGTTCTGTATCAGTTTAATGGTAATAATAATCCATATATTATTCTTTGGCAAAGTTTTGATTATCCAACTGATACACTTTTACCTAATCAACCATTTACTAGAGATTCACAACTTATTTCCTCTAAAAGTACAACGAATTTCTCTTCGGgcttttttaaactttattttgaaaataataatgttttaagCCTTCTTTATGATGGGCCAGAAATAACTAGTGTATATTGGCCCGAACCTTATTTGAAAACATGGGAAGCAGGGAGATCTACTTATAATAATACTAGAATTGCAATGTTAGATTCTAAAGGTGAGTTTAACTCATCTGATGAATTCGGGTTTTTTGTTTCGGATTTTGGTGTAAAGAGGCAAAGAATAATGAAAATTGATTCTGATGGTAATATTAGAGTTTATAGTCTTGTTGATGGAAAGAAATGGGAAGTTCAATGGCAAGCTTTTACGACGTCATGCAAGATTCATGGCGTATGTGGCCCGAATAGTCTATGTACTTATTCACAAAGTTATGGGAGGAAATGTACATGTGTTCATGGTTATAAAAGGAAAGATCTTAAAGATTGGAAGCTAGGTTGTGAGCCCGATTTCTTGCCTTGCAAACGTGACGAAGTAGAAGATTACGTTGAGCTTCATTATGTCGAGTTTTATGGTTATGACATTGATTATCTTCAAAATAGCACACTTGAAGCTTGCAAAGAAATTTGTTTAAAAGATTGCAATTGTAAAGGGTTTCAATTCAAGTTTGACAACTCATACTATAATTGTTACTTAAAGAATTTGTTATACAATGGATATCAATCGGGTTTTGAGAATTCTATGTATGTTAAGTTACCAAGAACTTTGGTTTCATCATTTCATGAAAGATTTAACGATAGATCACGAGATACTTGTCCTGGAGATCTTAGGATGCCGATTTCAAGATCTTATGAGAAAAATCATGGAATTGGGTCGATTAGAGTATTGATATGGTTTGGGGGAGCAATAGGGGTTCTTGAGATCTTATTGATACTTCTTTTCTTGTATATAACTCGTAATGACTCTAATATAACCGCAGAAAGTTACATTCCGATTGGGCCAGGGTTTAAAAGGTTCACGTACGCAGAGCTAAAAAAGGCGACACAAAATTTTAGCAAAGAGATAGGGAGAGGTGGTGCTGGTGTTGTGTATAAAGGCGAATTATCAGATGATAGAATTGCAGCGATTAAGATGCTCAAAGAGGCTACACATCAAGGAGAAGCTGAATTTCAAGCTGAAATTAGTACTATTGGGAGACTTAATCATATGAATTTGATAGAAACATGGGGGTATTGTGTTGAAGGGAAACATAGGCTTATTGTTTACGAGTATATGGAAAACGGGTCATTGGCTAATCTATTGGATTCTAATAAGTTGGATTGGGGGAAGAAAATAGATATAGCAGTTGGTACCGCGAAAGGATTAGCTTATTTACATGAAGAGTGTTTGGAATGGGTTTTGCATTGCGATGTTAAGCCACATAACATTTTGTTGGATGAAAAATTCAATCCAAAAGTTGCGGATTTTGGGCTGTCTAAGTTGATTGCTAGAGACACGGCTGAAAATTCAAGTTTTTCTAGGATACGAGGGACACGTGGTTATATGGCTCCAGAATGGGTGTTTAATCTTCCCATTACCTCAAAAGTTGATGTCTATAGTTACGGGGTAGTGATTTTAGAGATGATAACCGGAAAGAGTCCTTTACAAACGCAGCAGGTTGGTGTTGAGAACAGCGGGAGAGACCAGACGTTGGTCGAGTGGGTTAGAGAGAAGATTAAGGATAATAATGAAATATGTATCGAGGAAATCGTTGATGACAGGACGTGTGGCGAATACAATCCGAGAACCTTGAACAATCTTGTGAAAATTGCTTTGCAATGTGTGGAGGAAGACAGAGATGCAAGACCTTCAATGAGCCAAGTGGTAAATATGCTTCTTCATCCAGAGATTGATGATTAG